Sequence from the Dehalococcoidia bacterium genome:
CAGCGCTGGGTCATTCACGCTACTGCGGTTGCCCGCCTGGCCGGGGTAGAAGTGGGCGTAGAGGAAGTAGTCAGGCTCGGCGTAGGGCGTCACGGGGCCAATGGCAGCATCGTCAAAGCGCCCCAGGTAGGTGGTGGAGATGTAGAGACCATACTCCTGCGGGCGCAGTTCCGCCCGAATCCCCACCCGCGTCAGGTTGTCGGCAGCCAACTGATACCGCGAATCCCACAGCGCCCCATAGAAGACGGCAGCATAGCGCAGGGAGGTAGAGAGGCCGTTGGGATAGCCCGCCTCGGCCAGGAGTTTCCGGGCCAAGTCGGGGTCGTAGCCAATGAGTATCTTGGCCTTCTCAGGAGGATACTTCTCTATAGGCAGCTGCCACGCCTCATAGGCGCAGGGGATGGGGCCGTGATAGAGGCACCCCTCACCATAATGAAGGGTGTCTATCCACGCCTGACGGTGAATGGCCAGAGAGACGGCCTGGCGCACCCGCACATCGTTGAACGGCGGCTTGGTGGTGTTGAAGTAGATGGTGTTGAGTGTCAAAGACTTATACCCTGTGCCCAAGACTAGGTCAGGGCGCGTGCGCTGCAACTGGAAGTACTCGGCGTCCTCTATGGTAGGCACCCAGTTGGCCTGATGCACCCGCCCCGTCCGCAACAGCGCCACACGCGTGCTGTAGTCAGCGGCGATCTCTACCCGCACCTCGTCCACATAGGGCAGGCCCCTCCGCCAGTAGTCCGGGTTCTTCTTGAAGATATACTGCACGCCCCGCGTGTAGGAGGTGAGTATAAAGGGACCTGTGCCTATGCTCGCCTCCACACTGTTGTAGTCCCGATAT
This genomic interval carries:
- a CDS encoding ABC transporter substrate-binding protein, with the translated sequence YRDYNSVEASIGTGPFILTSYTRGVQYIFKKNPDYWRRGLPYVDEVRVEIAADYSTRVALLRTGRVHQANWVPTIEDAEYFQLQRTRPDLVLGTGYKSLTLNTIYFNTTKPPFNDVRVRQAVSLAIHRQAWIDTLHYGEGCLYHGPIPCAYEAWQLPIEKYPPEKAKILIGYDPDLARKLLAEAGYPNGLSTSLRYAAVFYGALWDSRYQLAADNLTRVGIRAELRPQEYGLYISTTYLGRFDDAAIGPVTPYAEPDYFLYAHFYPGQAGNRSSVNDPALNPLLEQQRMEMDPKKRLETVYKIQEYLADKAYYVYLPAPIIRTAWQPSLRGMVFKILGSYGVGKMYMYAWLAQ